The following are encoded together in the Labrys wisconsinensis genome:
- the arsC gene encoding arsenate reductase (glutaredoxin) (This arsenate reductase requires both glutathione and glutaredoxin to convert arsenate to arsenite, after which the efflux transporter formed by ArsA and ArsB can extrude the arsenite from the cell, providing resistance.): MDVVIYHNPDCGTSRNTLAMIRNAGIEPHVIEYLKTPPTRIMLEQLIARMGIPVRALLREKGTPYAELGLGDPELTDDQLLDAMMAHPILINRPIVVTSRGVGLCRPSEAVLDLLPPQRGAFVKEDGERVVDEHGRRVATA; the protein is encoded by the coding sequence ATGGACGTCGTCATCTATCACAATCCCGACTGTGGAACGTCGCGCAACACGCTGGCGATGATCCGCAACGCCGGCATCGAGCCGCATGTCATCGAGTACCTGAAGACACCGCCGACGCGGATCATGCTCGAGCAGCTCATCGCGCGCATGGGCATCCCGGTCCGCGCGCTGCTGCGCGAGAAGGGCACGCCTTACGCCGAGCTGGGCCTCGGCGATCCCGAGCTGACCGACGACCAGCTTCTCGACGCGATGATGGCGCATCCGATCCTGATCAACCGACCGATCGTCGTCACATCAAGAGGCGTCGGGCTCTGCCGACCATCCGAGGCGGTGCTCGACCTGCTGCCTCCGCAGCGCGGGGCGTTCGTCAAGGAAGACGGCGAGCGCGTGGTGGACGAACACGGCCGCCGCGTGGCGACGGCATGA